A single window of Pyrus communis chromosome 10, drPyrComm1.1, whole genome shotgun sequence DNA harbors:
- the LOC137746919 gene encoding uncharacterized protein — MLEQLLIFTRGGLILWTCKELGNALKGSPIDTLIRSCLLEERSGLASFDYNAPGAAYTLKWTFHNELGLVFVAVYQKILHLLYVDELLSMVKHEFSEIYDPKRTVYADFDETFRQLKKEAEARAEELKKSKRVGKPVNNKKQGQVQKGGLGGDKKKNEGGLASDGGDGDNMKGRKLENGISNGNHVDFKESNGTANGKENTSSNLGAFDVNKLQKLRSKAVKKTEKTATVDSKSSKAEPKKKITKKNRVWDDKPPESKLDFTDPMGENGDNNIEVVAADHGESMMDKEEDFSSESEEEEEEDVGKESKPDKQKKGWFSSMFQSIAGKANLERSDLEQALKALKDRLMTKNVAEEIAEKLCESVAASLEGKKLASFTRISSTVQTAMEDALVRILTPRRSIDILRDVHAAKEQRKPYVVVFVGVNGVGKSTNLAKVAYWLQQHNVSVMMAACDTFRSGAVEQLRTHARRLQIPIFEKGYEKDPAVVAKEAIQEATHNGSDVVLVDTAGRMQDNEPLMRALSKLVNLNNPDLVLFVGEALVGNDAVDQLSKFNQKLADLSTSQNPRLIDGILLTKFDTIDDKVGAALSMVYISGAPVMFVGCGQSYTDLKKLNVKSIVKTLLK, encoded by the exons ATGTTAGAACAGTTACTGATATTTACTAGAGGAGGATTAATTCTCTGGACATGCAAAGAGCTTGGAAATGCTCTTAAGGGATCTCCAATCGACACCTTGATCCGATCGTGTCTTTTGGAGGAACGGTCTGGTTTAGCTTCTTTCGATTACAATGCCCCTGGGGCTGCTTACACGCTCAAATGGACGTTCCACAATGAGCTCGGTCTTGTGTTTGTCGCTGTTTATCAGAAGATCCTCCATCTGTTGTATGTGGATGAACTGCTTTCGATGGTGAAACATGAGTTTTCGGAGATTTATGATCCAAAAAGGACAGTGTATGCTGACTTTGATGAAACTTTTCGACAACTGAAGAAGGAGGCTGAGGCTAGGGCTGAGGAATTGAAGAAGTCGAAGCGGGTGGGTAAGCCTGTGAACAACAAGAAGCAAGGGCAGGTGCAGAAGGGGGGACTTGGAGGAgacaagaaaaagaatgaaggTGGTTTGGCAAGTGACGGTGGGGATGGTGATAATATGAAAGGCCGTAAATTGGAGAATGGGATCTCTAACGGTAATCACGTGGATTTCAAAGAATCTAATGGTACTGCTAACGGAAAAGAAAATACTAGTTCCAATCTTGGGGCTTTTGATGTAAATAAGCTTCAGAAACTTAGATCTAAGGCTGTGAAGAAGACAGAGAAAACAGCTACTGTTGATAGCAAGAGCTCCAAGGCTGAGCCaaaaaaaaagataacaaaGAAGAATAGAGTTTGGGATGATAAACCTCCTGAGTCGAAACTGGATTTTACGGATCCTATGGGTGAGAACGGAGACAACAATATTGAGGTCGTGGCAGCAGATCACGGTGAAAGTATGATGGACAAAGAAGAGGATTTCAGTAGTGAaagtgaggaggaagaggaagaggatgtTGGGAAGGAAAGCAAACCTGATAAGCAAAAGAAGGGGTGGTTTTCATCCATGTTCCAGAG TATTGCTGGCAAGGCGAACTTGGAGAGGTCTGACCTGGAACAAGCTTTGAAAGCTCTCAAGGATAGGCTCATGACCAAGAACGTG GCCGAGGAGATAGCTGAGAAGCTTTGTGAATCAGTGGCAGCTAGTCTTGAGGGTAAAAAGCTGGCTTCTTTCACAAGAATATCTTCTACTGTGCAG ACTGCAATGGAAGATGCTCTTGTTCGTATTTTAACTCCCAGGCGCTCTATTGATATACTGAGGGATGTGCATGCTGCCAAGGAACAAAGGAAGCCGTATGTTGTCGTTTTTGTTGGCGTCAATGGAGTTGGGAAATCTACCAATTTGGCTAAG GTTGCTTATTGGCTTCAGCAGCATAATGTCAGTGTCATGATGGCTGCCTGCGATACATTTCGATCAGGAGCTGTTGAGCAGCTGCGTACTCATGCACGCAGACTCCAG ATCCCTATTTTTGAGAAGGGATACGAGAAAGATCCTGCAGTTGTGGCCAAGGAAGCAATCCAGGAGGCCACACACAATGGTTCTGATGTGGTTCTTGTTGATACGGCTGGTCGTATGCAG GATAATGAGCCATTGATGAGGGCACTGTCCAAGCTTGTCAATCTTAACAACCCAGATCTTGTCTTGTTCGTTGGAGAGGCACTGGTTGGGAATGATGCTGTTGATCAGCTTTCGAAGTTTAATCAG AAATTAGCGGACCTCTCAACTTCGCAAAACCCGAGACTGATAGACGGGATATTGCTCACTAAGTTCGACACTATTGATGATAAG GTTGGGGCTGCGCTGTCCATGGTTTACATATCTGGAGCTCCGGTCATGTTTGTCGGGTGTGGCCAGTCGTACACTGACCTCAAGAAGCTGAATGTGAAATCGATCGTGAAGACGCTCCTGAAATGA
- the LOC137746845 gene encoding early nodulin-like protein 14, whose product MASSRKIGFAILSFVFVLFAFSEAKDILVGDKDISWNVDSVKALTQWAENRRFRIGYVLKWKKEEGRDSVVQVTKEAYETCDTSKPIKADVKEITLDRSGPFYFISGVKEHCDKGLKLTVVVLTEKHKYGSYSPLPAPAAPPSSNAAAPGFSLSAGFIAVVAAVGMALI is encoded by the exons ATGGCGTCCTCAAGAAAGATTGGTTTTGCAATTTTGTCCTTTGTCTTCGTGTTATTTGCTTTCTCCGAAGCCAAGGACATTCTGGTTGGAGATAAGGACATTTCTTGGAACGTTGATTCTGTCAAGGCCTTGACTCAGTGGGCTGAGAATAGACGATTCAGAATCGGTTATGTTCTCA AATGGAAAAAGGAGGAAGGGAGGGACTCCGTGGTACAAGTGACAAAGGAAGCCTATGAGACCTGCGACACATCGAAGCCAATCAAAGCAGATGTGAAGGAGATCACGCTGGACAGGTCAGGACCATTCTACTTCATCAGTGGTGTTAAGGAGCACTGTGACAAAGGCTTGAAGCTCACGGTGGTGGTTCTGACGGAAAAACATAAATATGGTTCGTACTCTCCGCTGCCTGCTCCGGCTGCACCGCCGTCCAGTAATGCTGCTGCCCCTGGTTTCAGTTTGAGTGCTGGGTTTATTGCGGTTGTGGCGGCAGTGGGGATGGCTTTGATTTGA
- the LOC137748395 gene encoding APO protein 2, chloroplastic-like encodes MNCSSSRTFSHGAVASFRGKGMDFVSPKFVTFGASFPAKSEFLNSYIHPALTSLDSFRFQQQGGNVLQVSVKSRSSKSYALVVRSDHRYPQNSDFLKHYSKKEKKPYPVPIVELRRAARERLKSNKGKPRTPVPPPKNGLLVKTLVPVAYDVYDARITLINNLKRLLKVVPVQACRFCNEIHVGPVGHPFKSCKGANANIRKGVHEWIPNVTVDDIFLPVEAFHLYDRLGRRIPHEERFSTPRLPALVELCIQAGVDIPEYPTKRRRKPIIRISKSEFVDADESELPDLDNEGPRRPVLTEILDSEVIAPSDEEETTLLAEETLRAWEQMRRGAKRLMKMYLVRVCGYCPEVHVGPSGHKAQNCGAFKHQQRNGQHGWQAAVLNDLIPPRYVWHVPDVNGPPLERELRNFYGQAPAVVEMCIQAGAAVPEEYRPTMRLDVGIPSTIKEAEMVV; translated from the exons ATGAATTGCAGCAGCTCACGTACCTTCTCCCATGGCGCCGTAGCTTCGTTTCGCGGCAAAGGAATGGACTTTGTCTCTCCCAAATTCGTGACCTTTGGCGCCTCCTTCCCTGCAAAATCAGAGTTCCTGAATTCCTACATCCACCCGGCTCTCACTTCCCTCGATTCTTTCCGATTTCAG caGCAGGGTGGCAATGTACTCCAGGTTTCAGTGAAGTCGAGAAGTTCGAAATCGTATGCATTGGTGGTGAGGAGTGATCATCGCTATCCCCAGAACTCCGACTTTCTGAAGCACTATtcgaagaaggagaagaagccgTATCCGGTGCCCATTGTGGAGCTGAGGCGGGCAGCAAGGGAGAGGCTGAAGAGCAACAAGGGCAAGCCTAGAACGCCGGTTCCACCTCCCAAAAATGGCTTGCTTGTCAAGACCCTTGTGCCCGTTGCATATGATGTGTACGATGCGAGAATTACATTGATCAACAATTTGAAGAGGCTTTTGAAGGTGGTTCCTGTGCAGGCTTGCAG GTTCTGTAATGAAATTCACGTGGGGCCTGTTGGGCATCCATTCAAATCATGCAAAGGAGCAAATGCTAACATTCGTAAGGGTGTTCATGAGTGGATACCAAATGTGACCGTTGATGACATATTCTTACCGGTTGAAGCTTTCCACCTCTACGATCGGCTTGGAAGACGCATTCCTCATGAGGAGAGATTCTCAACTCCTAGACTTCCAGCATTAGTTGAGCTCTGCATCCAGGCTGGGGTCGATATCCCGGAATATCCCACTAAAAGGAGAAGAAAGCCaatcatccgaatttcaaagAGTGAATTTGTTGATGCAGATGAAAGTGAGCTACCAGACCTGGACAATGAAGGACCCAGGAGACCAGTTTTGACTGAAATACTAGATTCGGAGGTAATAGCTCCTTCTGATGAAGAAGAGACAACTTTGCTTGCTGAGGAAACACTACGAGCATGGGAGCAGATGAGGAGAGGAGCCAAGAGGCTGATGAAGATGTATCTCGTGAGGGTTTGCGGGTATTGCCCAGAGGTGCATGTAGGTCCTAGCGGGCACAAGGCTCAGAACTGTGGGGCCTTCAAACACCAACAACGAAATGGGCAGCATGGCTGGCAGGCAGCTGTGCTCAATGACTTGATACCACCAAGATATGTGTGGCATGTTCCAGATGTGAATGGACCGCCATTGGAGCGGGAGCTCAGGAACTTCTATGGGCAAGCCCCAGCGGTTGTCGAAATGTGCATTCAGGCGGGTGCTGCTGTGCCAGAAGAATACAGACCAACCATGAGGTTGGATGTCGGGATTCCCTCCACTATTAAAGAAGCTGAAATGGTAGTTTGA